In a single window of the Podarcis raffonei isolate rPodRaf1 chromosome 14, rPodRaf1.pri, whole genome shotgun sequence genome:
- the FLCN gene encoding folliculin isoform X1, producing MLPRDCESVNPLSSSVSFPSCSPSSISQLLPSDLCPSASRCSKSILSCSWEYSGSGSGAGGGGGSHRSSSVHPFSAWSLTYTNSGFSFCHQGCRSLPAGHPGYVSHDKETSIKYVSHQHPNHPQLFSIVRQACVRSLSCEVCPGREGPIFFGDEQHGFVFSHTFFIKDSLARGFQRWYSIIAIMMDRIYLINSWPFLLGKVRGIIDELQGKALKVFEAEQYGCPQRAQRMNTAFTPFLHQRNGNAARSLTSLTNDENLWACLHTSFAWLLKACGSRLTEKLLEGAPTEDTLVQMEKLADLEEESEGWDNSEEEEGKAPSQGDARESRELVKSPTDSSLTLDCSNWNMAPRNQGFRSLRHLRQVLGPSAFRMLAWHVLMGNQVIWKARDADLVQSAFDVLRTMLPIGCVRIIPYSDKYEEAYRCNFLGLAPHVQIPPHILSSEFTVLVEVRTATRSSLYPVLFDDEQPLSKYEFVVTSGSPVAADRVGPTILNKIEAALTNQNLSVDVVDQCLVCLKEEWMNKVKVLFKFTKVDSRPKEDTQKLLSILGAAEEDNVKLLKFWMTGLSKTYKSHLMSTVRSPTSSESRN from the exons ATGCtgcccagagactgtgaatctgttaaccctctctcttccagtgtctcttttcctagctgttccccatccagtatttcccagcttctgccttctgatctGTGTCCCTCTGCAAGccgctgttccaaatctatactgtcctgctCCTGGGAATATTCGGGATCcggatcaggagcagggggagggggaggctcccaccgtTCCTCCTCAGTGCATCCCTtctcagcatggtccctgacatACACTAACTCTGGCTTCTCTTTCTGCCACCAGGGGTGCCGCTCTCTGCCTGCAGGGCACCCGGGCTACGTCAGCCATGACAAAGAGACCTCCATCAAATACGTCAGCCACCAGCACCCAAACCACCCCCAGCTCTTCAGCATCGTGCGCCAGGCCTGCGTCCGCAGCCTCAGCTGTGAG GTCTGCCCGGGACGCGAAGGCCCCATCTTCTTTGGCGACGAGCAGCACGGCTTCGTCTTCAGCCACACCTTCTTCATCAAAGACAGCTTGGCGCGCGGCTTCCAGCGCTGGTATAGCATCATTGCCATCATGATGGACCGCATCTACCTCATAAACTCCTGGCCTTTCCTGCTGGGCAAAGTCAGAGGCATCATCGACGAGCTTCAGGGCAAAGCGCTCAAG GTCTTTGAAGCTGAGCAGTACGGATGCCCCCAGCGGGCGCAGCGCATGAACACAGCCTTTACGCCTTTCCTGCACCAGCGGAACGGAAACGCGGCTCGTTCCCTCACCTCTCTGACGAACGACGAGAACCTGTGGGCCTGTCTCCACACGTCCTTTGCTTG GCTCCTGAAGGCATGCGGCAGCAGACTGACAGAGAAGCTTCTGGAAGGTGCGCCCACAGAGGATACCCTTGTTCAGATGGAGAAATTGGCTG ATCTTGAGGAAGAATCAGAAGGCTGGGACaactctgaggaggaggaagggaaagctccTAGCCAGGGTGACGCTCGGGAATCCCGAGAGCTTGTCAAAAGCCCCACGGactcctccctcaccttggacTGCAGCAACTGGAACATGGCGCCCCGGAACCAGGGCTTCCGGTCCCTCCGGCACCTCAGACAG GTTCTGGGGCCTTCCGCTTTCCGCATGTTGGCGTGGCATGTGCTCATGGGGAACCAGGTCATTTGGAAAGCGCGGGACGCAGACCTTGTCCAGTCCGCCTTCGACGTCCTTCGG ACCATGCTGCCCATTGGCTGCGTTCGGATCATCCCCTACAGCGACAAATACGAGGAGGCTTATCGGTGCAACTTTCTGGGCCTCGCTCCCCACGTGCAGATCCCGCCCCACATTCTGTCATCTG aGTTCACTGTCCTTGTGGAAGTCCGCACGGCCACGCGGTCGAGCCTCTACCCTGTCTTGTTTGACGATGAGCAGCCTCTCAGCAAATATGAATTTGTGGTCACAAGCGGGAGCCCCGTGGCAGCAGACAGAG TTGGTCCCACCATCTTGAACAAGATTGAAGCGGCCCTGACAAACCAGAACCTCTCTGTGGATGTGGTGGACCAATGTCTTGTCTGCCTTAAGGAGGAGTGGATGAA CAAAGTGAAGGTCCTCTTCAAATTCACGAAAGTGGACAGCAGGCCGAAAGAAGACACCCAGAAGCTGCTTAGCATCTTGGGAGCGGCCGAAGAGGACAACGTGAAGCTGCTGAAATTCTGGATGACCGGCCTGAGCAAGACCTACAAGTCTCACCTGATGTCGACGGTCCGCAGCCCGACTTCTTCGGAGTCTCGAAACTAG
- the PLD6 gene encoding mitochondrial cardiolipin hydrolase — MRGGGGKKGGWRSARGRWPSWRPEATMWCGKARALLAVGLGMALEALACWLIGRLGRSSSSWWRWWQRPPSPVREVLFFPSRVTCVESLLAEEDEEAAAAAATPCACLLPHGESALGRLLARVLSARRSLDLCVFAFSNPQLGRAVCLLHQRGVHVRVVTDTDYMALKGSRIGELRRAGIQVRHDQESGYMHHKFAIIDKTMLLTGSLNWTTQAIQNNRENLLVVEDRDCVNLFLAEFERIWEDYNPAHYTFFLKEEQQVQKKDKTIPQTKLQLK; from the exons ATGCGCggtgggggaggaaaaaaaggcGGTTGGAGGAGCGCGCGGGGCCGCTGGCCGTCGTGGCGCCCTGAGGCGACGATGTGGTGCGGCAAGGCGCGGGCCCTGCTAGCGGTGGGGCTCGGTATGGCTCTCGAGGCGCTGGCCTGCTGGCTAATAGGGCGGCTGGGTCGGTCGTCGTCGTCGTGGTGGCGGTGGTGGCAGCGGCCGCCTTCCCCGGTACGCGAGGTGCTTTTCTTCCCATCGCGCGTGACGTGCGTGGAGTCGCTGCTGgcggaggaggacgaggaggcggcggcggcggcggcgaccccGTGCGCGTGCCTGCTGCCCCACGGCGAGAGCGCGCTCGGGCGGCTCCTGGCGCGCGTGCTGTCGGCGCGGCGCTCGCTGGACCTGTGCGTCTTCGCCTTCTCCAACCCGCAGCTGGGCCGCGCCGTCTGCCTCCTGCACCAGAGGGGCGTCCACGTGCGCGTCGTCACCGACACCGACTACATGGCCCTCAAGGGGTCGCGGATCGGCGAACTCCGGAGAGCCG GCATTCAGGTACGTCATGATCAGGAAAGTGGCTACATGCACCATAAGTTTGCCATCATTGACAAAACAATGCTGCTCACTGGCTCCCTGAACTGGACTACTCAAGCCATTCAAAACAACAGAGAGAACCTGCTGGTAGTTGAAGACAGGGACTGTGTGAATCTTTTCCTGGCAGAATTTGAAAGGATTTGGGAGGACTACAATCCGGCTCATTACACATTTTTCCTCAAAGAAGAACAGCAGGTACAGAAAAAGGATAAAACTATTCCTCAAACAAAATTGCAGCTTAAATGA